The following are from one region of the Plasmodium gaboni strain SY75 chromosome 12, whole genome shotgun sequence genome:
- a CDS encoding hypothetical protein (conserved Plasmodium protein, unknown function) — protein sequence MSYLISDDKNVECLNLNDIRLKAEKYNWLEKSEKKNSYIFCKDNVKINIIDLKGLVTIEVQLLNGISYKMCRSNIRIDEISSLFGPSNNYYAYNDIINKTILCNYNLSVKEKIDLFNKKDKTFLKQNDVKNILKCETNKVISYNINNKIIKGKDINCNNRTNENFHLIKKEPLREVEKIYTKRKEKNIFIKQDKQDEILLFDQNKLFVNIENDNINNKIYIEENVEGMICKSKTILMLKENNNILREPYYTTDNKYGCDEFLYDGMNVHNVQRKEKKKKKNNKKLKSESYELLYFYNKTNKIYNHITLNVLSNKISYFCFFNNFFYYRTIYEYKYIHINNNKKKDELDKRRITTKLFNNPFESVVENMSEDNTNYKPTRSKKNMHNVICPYNNIFNCINNIEENNNYGDNIYTYNFTTRNTNKICQIKKDKYVNHNLFIKKKKKNHKNSNNNNNNNMNKNISSTFNFNKYNKNKYIKKHRKNNYNIYNEPDKKYSIYHKNYKCNSNNFIYKDLKIYKEKYPQNCFNNNINICNYFKRYEMNNAEKSYNHLNIQTFNNIKREEHNIYEPMYEIRHNAYNKYHNNKCNNINNYIHKNFYEYNSYDLYNNMYNISTIIHNNYGNDNNYEMYYSNNSYDKRESRVSSYMQRGHNNKSYMNKRANILNKKYNNLLFSNEDMFNKSQNKKEKINRIMYMDKNMNKLYDNRGINNNFNYLYKYEELERFNHICPSSYKKKNQLQKVKNEIYKKLSYLKYFQHDKNRNIPRYNFFIKHLLYDYCKKKLHIWLKVMLVKQKCGYCNEQFENIDILENHLKYVKTHKVFYCCQKPFPSLKYLYMHLKRKNHYGYIYYY from the coding sequence atgaGCTACCTTATTagtgatgataaaaatgtCGAATGTCTCAATTTGAACGATATACGGTTGAAGGCAGAGAAATATAATTGGCTAGAAAAATCTGAGAAAAAGaattcttatattttttgtaaagACAATGTTAAAATAAACATTATAGATTTGAAAGGACTAGTGACAATAGAAGTACAATTATTAAACGGTATTTCATATAAGATGTGTAGGAGTAATATAAGGATAGATGAAATATCTAGTTTGTTTGGACCttcaaataattattatgcatataatgatataataaataaaactATTTTATGTAACTACAATTTGAGTgttaaagaaaaaattgacctttttaataaaaaagataaaacatttttaaaacaaaatgatgttaaaaatattttgaaatgTGAAACCAATAAAGTAATAagttataatattaataataaaataattaaagGTAAAGATATAAACTGTAATAATAGGACTAATGAgaattttcatttaatcAAAAAGGAACCATTGCGAGAGgtagaaaaaatatatactaaaagaaaagagaaaaatatatttataaaacaaGACAAACAAGACGAgattttattatttgatcaaaataaattatttgttaatatagaaaatgacaatataaataataaaatatatatcgAAGAAAATGTTGAAGGAATGATATGTAAATCCAAAACAATTCTAATgttaaaagaaaataataatattttgagAGAACCCTATTACACAACagataataaatatggTTGTGACGAGTTTTTATATGACGGTATGAATGTTCATAATGTTCAAAGAaaggaaaagaaaaaaaagaaaaataataaaaaattaaaaagtGAATCATAcgaattattatatttttacaacaaaacaaataaaatatataatcatattacattaaatgttttatcaaataaaatatcttacttttgtttctttaacaatttcttttattatagaacaatatatgaatataaatatattcatataaataacaataagaaaaaagatGAGTTAGataaaagaagaataacaacaaaattatttaataatcCTTTTGAAAGTGTGGTGGAAAATATGAGTGAAGACAATACAAATTATAAACCTACAAGAAGTAAGAAGAATATGCATAATGTTATATGtccatataataatatttttaattgtattaataatatagaagAGAACAATAATTATggtgataatatatatacttataatTTTACTACTAgaaatacaaataaaatatgtcagataaaaaaagacaaatatgtaaatcataatttatttattaaaaaaaaaaaaaaaaatcataaaaatagcaacaataataataataataatatgaataagAATATATCGAGTACGTTTAATtttaacaaatataataagaataaatatataaaaaaacatagaaaaaacaattataacatatataatgaaccagacaaaaaatattctatATACCATAAGAACTATAAATGTAATAGCAATaactttatatataaagatttaaaaatttacaaGGAAAAATATCCACAGAATTGTttcaataataatattaatatctgtaattattttaaaagatatgAAATGAATAATGCTGAAAAGAGTTATAACCATTTGAATATACAaacatttaataatataaaaagggaagaacataatatatatgaaccAATGTATGAAATAAGACATAAtgcatataataaatatcataataataagtgtaataatattaataattatatacataaaaatttttatgaatataattcatatgatttatataacaatatgtataatatatcaaccattattcataataattatggtaatgataataattatgaaatGTATTATTCTAACAATTCTTACGATAAAAGAGAATCAAGGGTATCTTCTTATATGCAAAGAGGACATAATAATAAGTCTTATATGAACAAAAGAgcaaatatattaaacaagaaatataataatcttttattttcaaatgaagatatgtttaataaatcacagaataaaaaagaaaaaataaacagaattatgtatatggataaaaatatgaacaaattatatgataacagaggtataaataataattttaattatctatataaatatgaagaatTAGAAAGATTTAATCATATATGTCCTTCAAGttataaaaagaagaaCCAATTACAAAAAGtgaaaaatgaaatatataaaaaactttcttatttaaaatatttccAACATGATAAGAACAGAAATATACCTCGctataatttttttataaaacatttattatatgattattgtaaaaaaaagttaCACATCTGGTTAAAGGTTATGCTAGTGAAACAAAAATGTGGATATTGTAACGAGCAAtttgaaaatatagatatCTTAGAAaatcatttaaaatatgtaaaaacACATAAGGTTTTTTATTGTTGTCAAAAACCTTTTCCTTCATTaaaatatctatatatGCACCTTAAGAGAAAAAATCATTAtggttatatatattattattaa
- a CDS encoding hypothetical protein (conserved Plasmodium protein, unknown function), with amino-acid sequence MEFLSNIYDKVLSGYIFTDVFIYKDWPEKFLGKNINSKNEVNNKNENQENIKENLEEVLGTFMKNGKISDSLWIKDKIFIGDEGIYILGEILTICQIVEFVDSEDIENVKSNEQFKQQIIEKMKRKIIKKRNSDMIEQRINSNIVICNSNTSEVQQEPNENQDNINNDDNINNGDNINNGDNINNGNYINNGDNIKNGDNINNGDNINNYNDKKNCDNKSTYYNKNFRDNNYNNNDNSFYNYDTHEDNVSNRSIYKDNIKSKNKDVVSNFVEMLCEGKMNKYGFCEYDQNFNDRYHLNDSNADGKSSYPLEKCILPFAEDYCFKYVCLLLNNGGKREVRILRFNKDNINTNKLLDTLKGTVTFLNELRYLFKSFRSQVVLKNRINKEFCAYIKFHRGDPNFSGSKAVNEFFNSLNDKAVNSLFFGLNEEYLNLLEEAISYCPIATYAFYKNIKLLEKLNVNTTRRTWKCVCSLQKLYKNLKRAKNKFAVEQQKEVSNASFHNMSSIYKSNVIKNQGTFPSGNEKLTDMHIHSVDKSKYISLHKDTSINNKQKNIPINNTSSNINSFYSVHKSHNNTPSGVVKVKNSTNINNSNNIGNSQSLFSDDEDNYNSTYINNNNKNNINSFELSCNDEKHSKSQDIHILNDTYLYVTSDEEAFQQGRKSMNNTNENKSHNNNNNNNNNYSGSKQFCSSNRTIDDNNKTLIDEQHNTLFFHDDHCHNDNDDNDDDNYKTMDGYEEKYINENIIVRENSVDDLRVHMVKLFKTYGGQCRIGKVKGRCEDATFQTDVPPAFGIFDGVGSWSLEGIDASKFSIGLSLACQREAEKLSKNLNGYAKVSYNTITRSKLLLKNSLESVKKEYADAYGSSTAIVGILDEYTGKCGISSLGDSVCMILRREFLPGDINFERESYPKFAAESFLYYNVKGRNPSILRKIIWKTTDQKWENGAPYQLSNLPDRSQWKDLENRGLHSFVKILEKVDIDGDSPDMALTPPSEILCMPGDLILLMSDGVSDNLFDEEIEAYCTFAISPEEACEFGEPALYTPAQDIAYSITNIAKRRSGDKLHCRPFFPFVGKQRDPNHIYKGNKVDDISCVAIWVVCENEESVKHIARYPNEPSILKTDKFYTNNYFQNFNKITDICTPTKTYIKEKNKIDRVNLQQVNVHSQRAIMQQQGYDPQDSSVNNLATHFSMNFFDSSETPIKFNTLEDGKYQDLSDIVLKDVDDEENDDHQHQQQDEQDKEYDDDHHEKLYPYDENTQNSNFTQNDKNFKNDMRFDNMKNSPKKSNQLDITNMDSMKTPNSKNSKHAFKDKVFDTYNFDSTPRQRVSDEHLNEHIEKINNMYIKTPILYMDEDFKDNKDDDCVKKNKTNKSKFNKKEETNILGLHNETPVKQMNTNKNKTPTNIISQKNMMNKFINNETPIKSFNNKETSLKVDKKITKSKRKSIFPSDKKDSPTKLGYTRKRSKKS; translated from the coding sequence ATGGAATTCCTTAGcaatatatatgataagGTGTTATCTggttatatatttactgatgtatttatatataaagattGGCCAGAGAAATTTTTAgggaaaaatataaatagtaAGAATGAagtaaataataaaaatgagaaccaagaaaatataaaagaaaacTTAGAAGAAGTATTAGGCACATTTATGAAGAATGGGAAAATATCAGATTCTTTGTGGattaaagataaaatatttataggAGATGaaggtatatatatattaggTGAAATTTTAACTATTTGTCAAATAGTTGAATTTGTAGATTCTGAAGATATAGAAAATGTAAAATCAAATGAACAATTCAAGCAACAAATTATTGAAAAgatgaaaagaaaaattattaaaaagagAAATAGTGATATGATTGAACAGAGAATAAATTCAAATATTGTTATATGTAATAGTAACACTTCTGAGGTCCAACAGGAACCTAATGAAAATCaggataatataaataatgatgataatataaataatggtgataatataaataatggtgataatataaataatggtaattatataaataatggtgataatataaaaaatggtgataatataaataatggtgataatataaataattataatgataaaaaaaactgtgataataaaagtacttattataataaaaattttcgtgataataattataataataatgataatagtttttataattatgatacACATGAAGATAATGTATCAAACCgatcaatatataaagataatattaaatcaaaaaataaagatgtGGTATCTAATTTTGTAGAAATGTTATGTGAAGgaaaaatgaataaatatgGTTTTTGTGAATATGATCAAAATTTTAATGATAGATATCATTTAAATGATAGTAATGCTGATGGGAAATCTAGTTATCCTTTAGAAAAATGTATTTTACCCTTTGCTGAAGATTATTgttttaaatatgtatgcttattattaaataatggTGGTAAAAGAGAAGTACGTATTTTACGTtttaataaagataatattaatacaaataaattattagaTACATTAAAAGGAACTGTtacttttttaaatgaattaaGATATTTGTTTAAATCTTTTAGATCTCAAgttgttttaaaaaatcgaatcaataaagaattttgcgcatatattaaatttcATAGAGGAGATCCCAATTTTAGTGGTAGTAAAGCTGTAAATGAATTCtttaattctttaaatgataaagctgttaattctttattttttggattaaatgaagaatatCTAAATTTATTAGAAGAAGCTATATCTTATTGTCCTATAGCTACTTATgcattttataaaaatatcaaattattggaaaaattaaatgtGAATACTACAAGACGAACATGGAAATGTGTATGCAGCttacaaaaattatataaaaatttaaaaagagcaaaaaataaatttgCTGTCGAACAACAAAAGGAAGTTTCCAATGCATCCTTTCATAATATGtcttctatatataaatccaatgtaataaaaaacCAAGGTACTTTCCCCTCAGGTAATGAAAAGTTAACAGATATGCATATACATTCTGTTGACaaaagtaaatatatatccCTTCATAAGGATACatcaataaataataaacaaaaaaacaTTCCCATTAATAATACTAGTAGTAATATCAACTCTTTTTATAGTGTTCATAAGAGTCATAATAATACGCCTTCTGGTGTAGTCAAAGTAAAAAATAGCActaatattaataattctaataatatagGCAATAGTCAGAGTTTATTTTCTGATGACGAGgataattataatagtacatatataaataataataataaaaataatattaattcatTTGAATTATCATGTAATGATGAAAAACATTCTAAAAGTCAAgatattcatatattaaatgatacATATTTGTATGTTACCTCAGATGAAGAAGCTTTTCAACAAGGAAGAAAGAGCATGAATAATACAAACGAAAATAAAAgtcataataataataataataataataataattatagtGGTAGTAAACAGTTCTGTTCTAGTAATAGAACTattgatgataataataaaaccCTAATTGATGAACAACataatacattattttttcatgATGATCATTGCCATAATGAcaatgatgataatgatgatgataattataaaactATGGATGGATATGAAGAAAAgtatataaatgaaaatataattgtaAGAGAAAATTCTGTAGATGATTTAAGAGTGCATATGgtaaaattatttaaaacatATGGTGGTCAATGTCGTATTGGAAAAGTAAAAGGTAGATGTGAGGATGCAACGTTTCAAACAGATGTACCACCAGCTTTTGGTATTTTTGATGGTGTAGGATCATGGAGTTTAGAAGGTATTGATGCATCTAAATTTTCTATTGGATTATCATTAGCATGTCAAAGAGAAGCAGaaaaattatcaaaaaatttaaatgGATATGCAAAAGTATCATATAATACTATAACAAGATCTAagttattattaaaaaattcattAGAAAGTgtaaaaaaagaatatgCTGATGCATATGGTAGCTCAACAGCTATTGTTGGGATATTAGATGAATATACTGGAAAATGTGGTATATCATCTTTAGGTGATAGTGTTTGTATGATATTAAGAAGAGAATTTTTACCTGGTGATATTAATTTTGAAAGAGAATCTTATCCTAAATTTGCTGCAGAAtcttttctttattataatgtGAAAGGAAGAAATCCATCTATTCttagaaaaattatatggAAAACTACAGATCAGAAATGGGAAAATGGTGCTCCTTATCAATTATCGAATTTACCTGATAGAAGTCAATGGAAAGATTTAGAAAATAGAGGATTACATAGTTTTGTGaaaatattagaaaaaGTAGATATTGATGGAGATTCACCTGATATGGCATTAACACCTCCTTCGGAAATTTTATGTATGCCTGGtgatttaatattattaatgaGTGATGGTGTAAGtgataatttatttgatGAAGAAATTGAAGCTTATTGTACTTTTGCAATAAGTCCAGAAGAAGCTTGTGAATTTGGTGAACCAGCTCTTTATACGCCTGCACAAGATATAGCATATTCTATAACTAATATAGCCAAACGAAGAAGTGGAGACAAATTACATTGTAGACCTTTTTTCCCTTTTGTTGGAAAACAAAGAGACCctaatcatatatataaaggaaATAAAGTTGATGATATATCTTGTGTAGCTATCTGGGTAGTATGTGAAAATGAAGAAAGTGTTAAACATATAGCTAGATATCCTAATGAACCATCTATATTAAAAACGGATAAATTCtatacaaataattattttcaaaattttaataaaattacaGATATATGTACACCAACcaaaacatatattaaagagaaaaataaaattgatCGTGTTAATCTTCAACAAGTTAATGTCCATTCACAAAGAGCAATAATGCAACAACAAGGATATGATCCTCAAGATTCAAGTGTTAATAATTTGGCAACTCACTTCTCTATGAATTTCTTTGATTCATCAGAGACACcaattaaatttaatacCTTAGAAGACGGTAAATATCAAGATTTAAGTGACATTGTTTTGAAAGATGTagatgatgaagaaaatgatgatCATCAACATCAACAACAAGACGAACAAGATAAAGAATATGATGATGATCATCATGAAAAGTTGTATCCATATGACGAAAATACCCAAAACAGTAATTTTACacaaaatgataaaaattttaaaaatgatatgcgttttgataatatgaaaaattcACCTAAAAAATCAAATCAATTAGATATAACTAATATGGATTCAATGAAAACACCCAATAGTAAAAATTCAAAACATGCATTTAAAGATAAAGTTTTTGATACTTATAATTTCGATTCAACTCCCAGACAAAGAGTTTCTGATGAACATTTAAATGAAcatatagaaaaaattaataatatgtatataaaaacacCCATATTATATATGGATGAAGATTTCaaagataataaagatgatgattgcgtcaaaaaaaataaaacaaataaatccaaatttaataaaaaagagGAAACAAATATTCTTGGTTTACATAATGAAACTCCTGTAAAACAAATGAATacaaacaaaaataaaacacctacaaatattattagtcaaaaaaatatgatgaataaatttattaataatgaaacacctataaaatcatttaataataaagaaacTTCATTAAAAgtagataaaaaaattacaaaaagTAAAAGGAAATCTATATTCCCTTCAGACAAAAAAGATTCACCTACCAAATTAGGTTATACAAGGAAACGTAGTAAAAAATCgtaa
- a CDS encoding hypothetical protein (conserved Plasmodium protein, unknown function), which translates to MQKKPSTGIKLENTYRALFDNNDNNEKSYIREVVTPLGDVYIINEKTQEKFIKGTQRSDGTFRKNIRVKTDYMPQEENCAYQVKGKLLEEQNRLLTKNTSPKININVNTNNNTFSHVNINRHVNLNNEQKKIPGWNPVNDDQNEKLNNSKKKKKKKKKKPNKENAEK; encoded by the exons atgCAAAAGAAGCCATCTACCGGAATTAAGTTAGAAAATACTTATAGAGCATTATTTGacaataatgataataatgaaaaaagtTATATTAGAGAAGTTGTAACTCCATTGGGtgatgtatatataataaatgaaaaaacaCAAGAAAAGTTTATTAAAGGGACACAAAGAAGTGATGGGACATTCAGGAAAAATATCCGTGTGAAAACAGATTACATGCCCCAA GAAGAAAATTGTGCATACCAAGTAAAAGGAAAACTTTTGGAAGAACAAAATAGACttttaacaaaaaatacaagtccaaaaattaatataaatgtaaatacgaataataatacattttcACATGTGAATATAAATAGACATGTAAATTTAAATAACGAACAGAAAAAAATCCCTGGTTGGAATCCTGTAAATGACGATCAAAATGAAAAGCTCAACAACTCcaaaaagaagaagaaaaaaaaaaaaaaaaaaccaaataaagaaaatgcCGAAAAGTGA
- a CDS encoding putative U6 snRNA-associated Sm-like protein LSm7 translates to VGTLIGHDAIFNLVLDKTEEYIRDPNDSFVVTDKTRSIGLIVARGTSVSLITPVEGTQEISNPFITEEK, encoded by the exons TTGTTGGAACATTGATTGGGCATGACGCAATCTTCAACCTAGTTCTAGATAAAACGgaagaatatataagag acCCAAATGATAGTTTTGTTGTAACGGATAAAACGAGGAGTATTGGTTTAATTGTTGCCAGGGGAACTTCG GTTTCTTTAATTACACCCGTAGAAGGAACACAAGAAATATCCAACCCATTCATAAcagaagaaaaataa
- a CDS encoding putative zinc finger protein, protein MNIKKKNNCDDNNSTRVGNNINKNKDNINNNKNIVCQNAKEKSSLLNLNIHGGKIEHECLINDDIFISTIKENELNNIHINKTCSLQDEEYYNVHLKNKFEKIYIHSHDNKMINVDEEGEYDRNVNINGNENINENINVNTSEGVNERIHDISHNYEGNLPNNHISNNNNNNNNNSNNVINSSNEDNDVHVSVPSQNNYVQKKEEYQQNERTNEGVNDINNDDKTNSINNNEHTNSINNDDNTNSINNNDHTNSINNNDNRNNNSDVSASSNVSPREGENEHSRETNNMNSRGISFIENDHSNISNEDDLNYYVITIREIRNNDLNRRDVDNISVEDEHIYSYTKCFISKILGYDIKPDLEEYNMNKIIRSILFILMLYILFCTEFLFVYKNLLKIKVDSKLVMIESNYNSTFVSNFLYQFNENDLKKSLVTENIIKEEITKGNFMLYNNMCVILNKLNINCNNFSDYYKLNDNNDNTEHLIEKTIKLYQQLKSKDIFVYKMKESIFSKCNDVSNKNLNNDDNYIFIYVSEKKILKISVLFLVLTIFFLCLRIALIISRILYDIILFIYMKGFRLSIESKKKYLSKYIWSVSTLYLLEIILGDECIVWWLHDIDPIFSYHFQYFIWIISFLSFGTFILHKIFKICASRWDNINDRVSINHHDNNTDRNTLFGNSIHMNPLNDNPEARTTRDENRQSVNLTNNNNNNNNNNNNNNNYNNNNNNNNNNNNNNNNNVYTEFPNNNNNVYTEFPNNNNNNINCTSISLSLKCVHDFLYGANIMFACIFLLLNLSKVPVIIIIVTSVVLFIDILNDTYLEQVQLTATITNATFQRPRRKKFYIIENKKKKSFKNIFLMRINEHTYRDVTVDTINKNDKKNKANSQIPFNHKNNNKYWDNKNGIFNIRNILNKKYLNKKKKSFKNTVNKNNENDIQDEIKNNNSNNNLQENYELNNSIISTYEYCEICDERNKNVVLHPCMHGGFCEACIRCMIFNSLKLKDTYPCCPLCRNPIENVYKISYEDDERKVQANNILTIKRK, encoded by the coding sequence atgaatataaaaaaaaaaaataattgtgatgataataatagtaCCCGTGTTGggaataatataaataaaaataaagataatataaataacaataaaaatattgtatGTCAAAATGCAAAAGAGAAATCATCTCTTTTGAATCTGAATATACATGGGGGAAAAATTGAACATGAATGtttaataaatgatgacatatttatatctacaattaaagaaaatgaattaaataatatacatattaataaaacGTGCAGTTTACAAGATGAggaatattataatgttcatttaaaaaataaatttgaaaaaatatatattcattcacatgataataaaatgataaatgTTGATGAAGAAGGCGAATATGATCGCAACGTGAATATTAATGgaaatgaaaatataaatgaaaatataaatgtaaatacGAGTGAAGGTGTAAATGAAAGGATACATGATATAAGTCATAATTATGAAGGAAACCTTCCCAATAATCATAtatctaataataataataataataataataatagtaataatgTTATTAATTCTTCAAATGAAGATAATGATGTACATGTAAGTGTTCCCTCACAGAATAATTATGtgcaaaaaaaagaagaatatcaacaaaatgaaagaaCAAATGAGGGTgtaaatgatataaataatgatgataagacaaatagtataaataataatgaacaTACAAAtagtataaataatgatgataatacaaatagtataaataataatgacCATACAAAtagtataaataataatgacaatagaaataataatagtgatGTGAGTGCTTCTTCGAATGTAAGCCCAAGAGAAGGAGAAAATGAACATAGTAGAGAGACAAACAATATGAACAGCAGAGGAATAAGCTTCATAGAAAATGATCATAGTAATATATCTAATGAAGATgatttaaattattatgttattaCTATAAGagaaataagaaataatgATTTAAATAGAAGAGATGTAGATAATATAAGTGTTGAAGACgaacatatatattcatatacaaaatgttttattagTAAAATATTGGGTTATGATATAAAACCTGATTtagaagaatataatatgaataaaataataagaagtattttatttatcttaatgttatatattttattttgtactgaatttctttttgtttataaaaatttattaaaaataaaagtagATAGTAAATTAGTAATGATTGAATCTAATTATAATTCAACTTTTGTatctaattttttatatcagTTTAATGAGaatgatttaaaaaaatcattagttacagaaaatataataaaagaagaaataacAAAAGGAAATTTTATGttgtataataatatgtgtgtaattttaaataaattaaatattaattgtaataatttctcagattattataaattaaatgataataatgataatacCGAACATCTTATAGAAAAAACtattaaattatatcaacaattaaaaagtaaagatatttttgtatataagATGAAAGAATCTATATTTTCTAAATGTAATGATGTGTCcaataaaaatttaaataatgatgataattatatatttatatatgtttctgaaaagaaaatattaaaaattagTGTTTTATTTTTGGTACTCACCATATTCTTTTTGTGCTTAAGAATAGCATTAATAATTTCAAGgattttatatgatatcatattattcatatatatgaaagGATTTAGATTATCTATAgaaagtaaaaaaaaatatctaTCCAAATATATATGGTCAGTATCtactttatatttattagaAATTATATTGGGTGATGAATGTATAGTATGGTGGCTTCATGATATTGATCCAATTTTTAGTTATCACtttcaatattttatatggATTATATCTTTCCTTAGCTTTGGAACCTTTATTCttcataaaatttttaaaatatgtgCATCTCGTTGggataatataaatgatagGGTAAGTATAAACCATCACGATAATAATACAGATCGTAATACCTTATTTGGTAACTCTATACATATGAACCCATTAAATGATAACCCTGAAGCTAGGACTACTAGAGATGAGAACCGTCAAAGTGTAAACCTGAccaataataataataataataataataataataacaataataataactataataacaataataacaataataacaataataacaataataacaataacAATGTATATACTGAATTTCCAAACAACAATAACAATGTTTATACTGAATTTCCAAACAAcaataacaataatataaactGCACTTCTATATCTCTTTCTTTAAAATGTGTACACGACTTTCTCTATGGAGCTAATATTATGTTTGCATgtattttcttattattgAATTTGAGCAAGGTTCCAgtaattatcattatagTTACATCTGTAGTTTTatttatagatatattaaatgacACATATTTAGAACAGGTTCAATTAACAGCTACAATAACGAATGCAACGTTTCAGAGGCCAAGACGAAagaaattttatattattgaaaataagaaaaagaaaagttttaagaatatatttttaatgaGAATAAATGAACATACCTATCGAGACGTAACCGTAGatacaataaataaaaatgataagaaaaataagGCTAACAGTCAAATACCTTTTAATCATAAGaataacaataaatattgggataataaaaatggtatatttaatatacgtaatattttaaacaaaaagtatttaaacaaaaaaaaaaaaagttttaaaaatacagtaaataaaaataatgaaaatgatatccaagatgaaattaaaaataataatagtaataataatctGCAGGAAAATTATGAACTTAATAATTCAATTATATCAACATATGAATATTGTGAAATATGTGATGAAcgaaataaaaatgttgTATTACACCCATGTATGCATGGAGGTTTTTGTGAAGCATGTATTAGATGTATGatatttaattctttaaaattaaaagatacATATCCCTGTTGCCCTTTATGTAGAAATCCTATTGaaaatgtttataaaatatcttATGAAGATGATGAAAGAAAGGTTCAAgctaataatatattaaccatcaaaagaaaatga